Proteins encoded together in one Narcine bancroftii isolate sNarBan1 unplaced genomic scaffold, sNarBan1.hap1 Scaffold_128, whole genome shotgun sequence window:
- the LOC138750376 gene encoding uncharacterized protein, with protein sequence MTPETLANFDRDVVESVLTGCIMVWYGDTNTPENKALQKVVDTAQDITDKTLPTIEFIDREWCCQKTSAITKDPHSLFLFSLLPSGKNSRCLKTQTPRFRNSCSPSTFRLLNNKLNQELISGPLQHFIDFLCFQFFYLSRFPLNRLFLHDPFVVIRPCPQKKGNLRVGCDVEYVLCQSMGNLQIFNLGANQPLLSKLQIARAVKCCHRLFTLSTACMKQGRERDLGIIPPPGVRTRELQGDTEECVGAEMVYGQPIRTPWGTKPAPSVGMDNGG encoded by the exons atgacaccagaaaccctggcaaattttgacagagatgtggtggaaagtgtgctgactggctgcatcatggtctggtatggggacaccaatacccctgagaataaagccctccaaaaggtcgtggacacagcccaggacatcacagacaaaactctccccactattgagtttatcgacagggaatggtgctgtcagaaaacatcagcaatcaccaaagatccacactctctctttctcttctcactgctgccatcaggaaagaattctcggtgcctcaagactcagacccccaggttcaggaacagctgctctccctccaccttcagactcctcaacaacaaactcaatcaggaactcatttcaggacccttgcagcactttattgattttctttgttttcaattcttttatctttccaggtttccactgaaccgtttatttttgcacgacccattcgtggtaattcggccgtgtccacagaaaaaagggaatctcagggttggatgtgatgtcgagtatgttctctgccaatcaatgggaaatctccaaatcttcaatcttggtgcaaaccaaccattactgtccaagctgcagattgcaagggctgtaaagtgctgccaccgcctgttcacactgagtactgcatgcatgaagcaagggagagagagagatctaggtataataccaccacctggtgtccggactcgcgaactacagg gtgacaccgaggaatgcgttggggcagagatggtctatggacagccaatacggacgccttggggaacaaagcctgcACCATCAGTAGGGATGgacaatggtgggtaa